The Fibrobacter sp. UWEL genome has a segment encoding these proteins:
- a CDS encoding GntR family transcriptional regulator, with translation MLIEEVKKSVMNAGFKDGDKMPSVRKMAQQLKLSVTTIHKVYKVLAAEGQIKLVQGKGCFWGNVPTASVIQVDDVYSSIEKQFLKDLESGYLNAFEQLPSTGDLSIRYRVSPYIIKKFLNQKVEQGILIRNGRKMFFNEERTVDSSNYIMFVHRCDERGRMRIESERESDVFRTLARIAGEQNIVVHFIGYHEKSNRLFHPDGSSFVVKNDSRCLGAFLSTWLVVDAQRLFAHFAHFDSPISVWWEYAPDTVPLSVRNKKKWAFYNVAFGKEAGLIVGQYLKKKKIGPVHYVSPYHLSFWSKARLQGVQDAGVEVVPLVDDRFASPFDLKNYTESEGLDSQVFLDQMIEQLLSGATLKHFVCSNDWVATTLIDYFRSKGKEVPYVVGFDDTIDSYRYVFDSFAFNVGTMVKEALYHIVAPTIYAEQRRQMQAPLGRVVSKNS, from the coding sequence GTCCTTGCGGCAGAAGGTCAGATCAAGCTGGTCCAGGGCAAGGGATGCTTCTGGGGGAATGTCCCTACGGCTTCCGTGATCCAGGTGGATGATGTTTACTCCAGTATCGAAAAGCAGTTCCTGAAGGATTTAGAGAGCGGCTACCTGAATGCTTTCGAGCAGCTCCCTTCCACGGGAGATCTTTCCATCCGTTACCGCGTCTCTCCCTACATCATCAAGAAGTTTCTGAACCAGAAGGTGGAACAGGGTATCCTGATTCGCAATGGCCGCAAGATGTTCTTCAACGAGGAACGAACGGTGGATTCCTCCAACTACATCATGTTCGTCCATCGCTGTGATGAGCGGGGGAGAATGCGCATCGAGTCCGAACGCGAATCCGACGTTTTCCGCACCTTGGCTCGCATTGCGGGGGAGCAGAATATCGTTGTCCACTTCATTGGCTATCACGAAAAGTCCAATCGTCTTTTCCATCCCGATGGAAGCTCCTTCGTGGTAAAGAACGATTCCCGTTGCCTAGGGGCGTTCCTTTCTACCTGGCTTGTGGTAGATGCCCAGCGACTTTTCGCCCACTTTGCCCATTTCGATAGCCCCATTTCCGTGTGGTGGGAATATGCTCCCGACACCGTCCCTCTCAGCGTCCGCAACAAGAAAAAGTGGGCCTTCTATAACGTAGCCTTCGGCAAGGAAGCGGGTCTCATTGTGGGACAGTACCTGAAGAAGAAAAAGATCGGCCCCGTCCATTACGTCTCCCCTTATCACCTGAGTTTCTGGTCCAAGGCCCGTCTCCAGGGCGTCCAGGATGCCGGTGTGGAAGTGGTCCCCCTGGTGGACGATCGCTTCGCTTCTCCCTTTGACTTGAAGAACTACACGGAGTCCGAGGGTTTAGATAGTCAAGTGTTCCTAGACCAGATGATTGAACAGCTTTTAAGCGGGGCGACGCTGAAACATTTCGTCTGTTCCAACGACTGGGTGGCAACAACCCTCATCGATTATTTCCGCTCGAAGGGGAAGGAAGTTCCCTATGTGGTGGGCTTTGACGATACCATCGACAGCTACCGCTACGTGTTTGATTCCTTCGCCTTTAATGTAGGGACCATGGTGAAGGAAGCGCTTTACCATATTGTGGCACCCACCATATACGCAGAACAGCGGCGCCAGATGCAGGCACCGCTGGGTCGCGTGGTTTCAAAAAATTCTTAA